The Impatiens glandulifera chromosome 3, dImpGla2.1, whole genome shotgun sequence genome contains a region encoding:
- the LOC124931011 gene encoding monooxygenase 2-like produces MEETKVELIEEEIVIIGAGIAGLSTALGLHRLGLKSLVLESSDSLRVSGFALTLWTNAWRALDALGVADSLRIKFPQIQGFELASAHASTSTPQSVAADCGLNRPYECRCVERKELLETLAKELPHGTIRFSSKLLSIHHHHQQSTTGFKSLQLSDGSVINTKVLIGCDGVNSQVAKWLGLKNPVKSNRSAIRGLLQSPPDGGGHGLEPRFHVYFGGGVRFGFVPCNNNSLYWFCTFTPSSSTSSSGGKEEEFEEGEAMKMKQFVLNKARNAPKEMLEVVERTGLDAISCSELKLRPPWNLLTGNIVKDNVCVAGDALHPMTPDIGQGGCSALEDSVILARCIGEAMMMKTNDDKLLEKYGKERRWRSFWLISAAYMMGVIQESGGKVTSFIREKVLPGSTIGALVYMADFHCGKLTTTESSS; encoded by the exons atggagGAGACAAAGGTGGAATTAATAGAAGAAGAGATAGTCATTATCGGTGCTGGAATTGCAGGTCTATCCACAGCTTTGGGACTTCACAG ATTGGGGTTGAAGAGCTTGGTGTTGGAATCATCAGACAGTCTTAGAGTGAGTGGCTTTGCTCTCACCTTGTGGACTAATGCTTGGAGGGCTCTCGATGCTCTTGGAGTAGCCGATTCTCTCAGAATCAAATTCCCTCAAATTCAAGG gTTTGAGCTTGCATCGGCCCATGCTTCTACTTCCACACCACAATCAGTAGCCGCTGACTGTGGATTGAATCGACCTTACGAATGCCGATGCGTGGAAAGAAAGGAGTTGCTCGAGACCCTGGCCAAGGAACTTCCACACGGAACCATTAGATTCTCCTCAAAGCTTCTTtccattcatcatcatcatcaacaatcTACTACAGGTTTCAAGTCTTTGCAACTGTCTGATGGTTCAGTAATCAACACCAAGGTGTTGATTGGCTGCGATGGTGTTAACTCCCAAGTGGCAAAATGGTTGGGTCTCAAAAACCCAGTTAAGTCAAACAGATCAGCGATCAGGGGTCTCCTTCAATCTCCCCCCGACGGAGGAGGACATGGGTTAGAACCCAGATTCCACGTCTACTTTGGCGGTGGAGTGCGTTTCGGGTTTGTTCCATGTAATAACAACTCCTTGTATTGGTTTTGCACCTTCACTCCTTCctcctcaacatcatcatcaGGTGGTAAGGAGGAAGAGTTTGAGGAAGGGGAAGCTATGAAGATGAAGCAATTTGTGTTGAACAAGGCTAGGAACGCCCCAAAGGAAATGCTGGAGGTGGTGGAGAGAACTGGGCTAGATGCGATCTCGTGTTCAGAGCTGAAATTGAGGCCGCCGTGGAATTTATTGACGGGTAATATTGTGAAAGACAATGTTTGTGTTGCCGGGGATGCTCTTCATCCTATGACTCCTGATATAGGTCAGGGCGGTTGTTCTGCTCTTGAGGACAGCGTGATACTTGCCAGGTGCATCGGGGAAGCTATGATGATGAAGACAAATGATGATAAATTGCTTGAGAAATACGGGAAAGAGAGGAGATGGAGAAGTTTTTGGCTGATTAGCGCGGCGTATATGATGGGTGTGATCCAAGAGAGCGGCGGGAAGGTGACGAGTTTTATTAGGGAGAAGGTTTTGCCTGGTTCAACTATTGGGGCCTTGGTCTATATGGCCGACTTTCATTGCGGCAAACTTACTACCACGGAATCTTCATCTTAA